The Salvelinus sp. IW2-2015 unplaced genomic scaffold, ASM291031v2 Un_scaffold1114, whole genome shotgun sequence genome includes a region encoding these proteins:
- the LOC112069773 gene encoding rho GTPase-activating protein 18-like isoform X2: MSSRGTRPSSPPSPPERPAXRDSQDSMEDYWSEVKNIEEDGQRGHGDLLERGSMDEAELEEAWLQDAGLSTLVLGALGEGPAEALLSTLSRSQAAMVKKRVDNYTLTVRRRSKQPTRHVRDVFSTPDTSPVDPLPPVPPKSPNGDMPSRCVHRTSRVRPACPSFSQSTERRVSECPPCPPPQDTSDSLSFEVPYSEGITAHRRGRQGDCKDCQRIRRDDHDLPTFQLPRPKLGLTRIQDLSCEDMKKIGYISLIELTTFYDGLGIELKRNRAARSKARESGIFGVPLTTLLENDQKKFPGSKVPLVFRKLLSKLEQTGLQTEGILRVPGSASRVKHLRQELEQKLYEDRFDWEQVRHNDAAGLLKMFIRELPYPLLTLQHAPAFAAAQNISSPRQQIQALHLLIMLLPEPNRDTLKALLEFLRKVVAYEEKNRMSLWNVSMIVAPNLFTYRGKNAKQEEMEGAAGAAHLVRLLITHQDLLWTVPCFLISHVRKLNEAGASKKPPSSEKTKRKLLLMRRKTIEREKTERSELTDLRQGVIRVHAPLHAKISMAIQLDNETKAKDVMARFDYENGRGTRSTSRRPHQYLFEVGGNIGERSLDPETHLLDVYHVNPHCEWVLKPTTT; the protein is encoded by the exons ATGAGTTCTAGGGGGACCAGGCCCTCTTCCCCCCCCAGCCCACCGGAGCGGCCAGCGTYGCGggactcccaggactccatggaGGACTACTGGAGCGAAGTGAAGAACATCGAGGAAGATGGCCAGCGGGGCCACGGGGACTTGCTGGAGAGGGGCAGTATGGACG AGGCGGAGCTTGAGGAGGCGTGGCTGCAGGATGCGGGTCTGTCCACGCTGGTGTTGGGGGCGTTGGGGGAGGGGCCTGCGGAGGCGCTGCTCTCTACACTGTCGCGCTCGCAGGCAGCCATGGTGAAGAAGCGTGTGGATAATTACACCCTGACCGTGAGGAGGCGGAGCAAGCAGCCGACCAGACACGTCCGAGACGTCTTCTCCACGCCAGACACATCG CCAGTTGATCCCTTACCCCCTGTCCCCCCCAAGTCACCCAATGGAGACATGCCTTCCAGATGCGTCCACCGGACGTCTAGAG TGCGGCCCGCGTGTCCCAGCTTCTCCCAGAGCACAGAGAGACGTGTTTCAGAGTGCCCTCCCTGCCCACCACCTCAGGACACCTCTGACTCCCTGTCTTTCGAGGTGCCCTACTCCGAGGGCATCACTGCCCACCGCAGAGGCCGCCAGGGGGACTGCAAGGACTGCCAACGCATCCGCAGAGATGACCATGACCTGCCA ACATTTCAGCTGCCCAGGCCTAAACTGGGCCTCACCCGCATCCAGGACCTGTCTTGTGAGGACATGAAGAAGATCGGCTACATCTCTTTGATTGAACTGACCACCTTCTACGACGGCCTGGGCATCGAGCTCAAGCGCAACCGCGCGGCACGTAGCAAGGCCAGAG AAAGTGGTATATTTGGAGTTCCCCTGACCACTCTACTGGAGAATGACCAGAAGAAGTTCCCTGGGTCCAAGGTTCCTCTCGTGTTCAGAAAG CTCTTGTCCAAGCTGGAGCAGACAGGACTACAGACTGAGGGGATTCTCAGAGTACCAGGGTCTGCCTCCAGAGTAAAG CATCTGCGCCAGGAGCTGGAACAGAAGCTCTATGAGGACCGGTTTGACTGGGAGCAGGTGAGGCACAATGATGCAGCGGGTCTGCTGAAGATGTTCATCAGAGAGCTGCCTTATCCTCTGCTCACGCTCCAGCACGCTCCTGCCTTCGCCGCCGCACaga ATATCTCCTCTCCCAGACAGCAGATCCAGGCCCTGCACCTCCTCATCATGCTGCTCCCTGAGCCCAACAGAGACACACTCAAG gcCCTGCTGGAGTTCCTGAGGAAGGTGGTAGCCTATGAAGAGAAGAACAGGATGAGTCTGTGGAACGTGTCCATGATTGTGGCTCCCAACCTCTTCACCTACCGGGGCAAGAATGCCaaacaggaggagatggagggcgCAGCAGGGGCAGCCCACCTCGTACGGCTACTCATCACACACCAGGACCTGCTCTGGACC GTGCCCTGCTTTCTCATCTCCCACGTGAGGAAGTTAAACGAGGCTGGTGCCAGCAAGAAGCCGCCCAGCTCAGAGAAGACGAAGAGGAAGCTGCTGCTGATGAGGAGGAAGACCATTGAACGAGAGAAGACTGAGAGGAGCGAG CTCACTGACCTCCGACAAGGGGTCATCAGGGTTCACGCCCCACTACACGCCAAGATCTCCATGGCGATCCAGCTTGACAACGAGACCAAGGCCAAAGACGTTATGGCGCGCTTCGACTATGAGAACGG tCGTGGCACCAGAAGCACTAGCCGGAGGCCACATCAGTATCTGTTTGAGGTCGGAGGAAACATAG gtGAACGCAGCTTGGACCCTGAGACTCACCTTTTAGACGTGTACCACGTGAATCCCCACTGCGAATGGGTCTTAAAACCCACAACCACATGA
- the LOC112069773 gene encoding rho GTPase-activating protein 18-like isoform X1 — MEMKDSCSVILTAYHSYAPSRIHLVDEGCATPLSPRHSPCRKVQYQGIGLLGRMSSRGTRPSSPPSPPERPAXRDSQDSMEDYWSEVKNIEEDGQRGHGDLLERGSMDEAELEEAWLQDAGLSTLVLGALGEGPAEALLSTLSRSQAAMVKKRVDNYTLTVRRRSKQPTRHVRDVFSTPDTSPVDPLPPVPPKSPNGDMPSRCVHRTSRVRPACPSFSQSTERRVSECPPCPPPQDTSDSLSFEVPYSEGITAHRRGRQGDCKDCQRIRRDDHDLPTFQLPRPKLGLTRIQDLSCEDMKKIGYISLIELTTFYDGLGIELKRNRAARSKARESGIFGVPLTTLLENDQKKFPGSKVPLVFRKLLSKLEQTGLQTEGILRVPGSASRVKHLRQELEQKLYEDRFDWEQVRHNDAAGLLKMFIRELPYPLLTLQHAPAFAAAQNISSPRQQIQALHLLIMLLPEPNRDTLKALLEFLRKVVAYEEKNRMSLWNVSMIVAPNLFTYRGKNAKQEEMEGAAGAAHLVRLLITHQDLLWTVPCFLISHVRKLNEAGASKKPPSSEKTKRKLLLMRRKTIEREKTERSELTDLRQGVIRVHAPLHAKISMAIQLDNETKAKDVMARFDYENGRGTRSTSRRPHQYLFEVGGNIGERSLDPETHLLDVYHVNPHCEWVLKPTTT, encoded by the exons GAAGGTGCAGTACCAGGGGATAGGCCTACTAGGCAGGATGAGTTCTAGGGGGACCAGGCCCTCTTCCCCCCCCAGCCCACCGGAGCGGCCAGCGTYGCGggactcccaggactccatggaGGACTACTGGAGCGAAGTGAAGAACATCGAGGAAGATGGCCAGCGGGGCCACGGGGACTTGCTGGAGAGGGGCAGTATGGACG AGGCGGAGCTTGAGGAGGCGTGGCTGCAGGATGCGGGTCTGTCCACGCTGGTGTTGGGGGCGTTGGGGGAGGGGCCTGCGGAGGCGCTGCTCTCTACACTGTCGCGCTCGCAGGCAGCCATGGTGAAGAAGCGTGTGGATAATTACACCCTGACCGTGAGGAGGCGGAGCAAGCAGCCGACCAGACACGTCCGAGACGTCTTCTCCACGCCAGACACATCG CCAGTTGATCCCTTACCCCCTGTCCCCCCCAAGTCACCCAATGGAGACATGCCTTCCAGATGCGTCCACCGGACGTCTAGAG TGCGGCCCGCGTGTCCCAGCTTCTCCCAGAGCACAGAGAGACGTGTTTCAGAGTGCCCTCCCTGCCCACCACCTCAGGACACCTCTGACTCCCTGTCTTTCGAGGTGCCCTACTCCGAGGGCATCACTGCCCACCGCAGAGGCCGCCAGGGGGACTGCAAGGACTGCCAACGCATCCGCAGAGATGACCATGACCTGCCA ACATTTCAGCTGCCCAGGCCTAAACTGGGCCTCACCCGCATCCAGGACCTGTCTTGTGAGGACATGAAGAAGATCGGCTACATCTCTTTGATTGAACTGACCACCTTCTACGACGGCCTGGGCATCGAGCTCAAGCGCAACCGCGCGGCACGTAGCAAGGCCAGAG AAAGTGGTATATTTGGAGTTCCCCTGACCACTCTACTGGAGAATGACCAGAAGAAGTTCCCTGGGTCCAAGGTTCCTCTCGTGTTCAGAAAG CTCTTGTCCAAGCTGGAGCAGACAGGACTACAGACTGAGGGGATTCTCAGAGTACCAGGGTCTGCCTCCAGAGTAAAG CATCTGCGCCAGGAGCTGGAACAGAAGCTCTATGAGGACCGGTTTGACTGGGAGCAGGTGAGGCACAATGATGCAGCGGGTCTGCTGAAGATGTTCATCAGAGAGCTGCCTTATCCTCTGCTCACGCTCCAGCACGCTCCTGCCTTCGCCGCCGCACaga ATATCTCCTCTCCCAGACAGCAGATCCAGGCCCTGCACCTCCTCATCATGCTGCTCCCTGAGCCCAACAGAGACACACTCAAG gcCCTGCTGGAGTTCCTGAGGAAGGTGGTAGCCTATGAAGAGAAGAACAGGATGAGTCTGTGGAACGTGTCCATGATTGTGGCTCCCAACCTCTTCACCTACCGGGGCAAGAATGCCaaacaggaggagatggagggcgCAGCAGGGGCAGCCCACCTCGTACGGCTACTCATCACACACCAGGACCTGCTCTGGACC GTGCCCTGCTTTCTCATCTCCCACGTGAGGAAGTTAAACGAGGCTGGTGCCAGCAAGAAGCCGCCCAGCTCAGAGAAGACGAAGAGGAAGCTGCTGCTGATGAGGAGGAAGACCATTGAACGAGAGAAGACTGAGAGGAGCGAG CTCACTGACCTCCGACAAGGGGTCATCAGGGTTCACGCCCCACTACACGCCAAGATCTCCATGGCGATCCAGCTTGACAACGAGACCAAGGCCAAAGACGTTATGGCGCGCTTCGACTATGAGAACGG tCGTGGCACCAGAAGCACTAGCCGGAGGCCACATCAGTATCTGTTTGAGGTCGGAGGAAACATAG gtGAACGCAGCTTGGACCCTGAGACTCACCTTTTAGACGTGTACCACGTGAATCCCCACTGCGAATGGGTCTTAAAACCCACAACCACATGA